One segment of Phragmites australis chromosome 13, lpPhrAust1.1, whole genome shotgun sequence DNA contains the following:
- the LOC133887747 gene encoding two-component response regulator ORR5-like has protein sequence MASCKVRGVEGSAPAPHVLAVDDSSVDRTVIASILRSSQFRVTAVDSGKRALELLGSEPNVSMIITDYCMPEMTGYELLKKVKESSRLKEIPVVIMSSENVPTRINRCLEEGAEDFLLKPVRPSDVSRLCSRVLR, from the exons ATGGCGAGCTGCAAGGTCCGTGGAGTGGAGGGGAGCGCGCCGGCGCCGCACGTCCTCGCGGTGGACGACAGCTCCGTTGACCGCACCGTCATCGCCAGCATCCTCCGGAGCTCTCAGTTCCGCG TGACGGCCGTCGACAGCGGGAAGAGGGCGCTGGAGCTGTTGGGCTCT GAGCCCAATGTGAGCATGATCATCACTGACTACTGCATGCCGGAGATGACCGGATATGAGCTCCTCAAGAAGGTCAAG gAGTCGTCCAGGCTGAAGGAGATTCCTGTGGTGATCATGTCCTCGGAGAACGTGCCAACCAGGATCAACAG GTGCTTGGAGGAAGGAGCAGAGGATTTCCTGCTGAAGCCCGTTCGGCCTTCCGATGTGTCGCGCCTCTGCAGCCGCGTCCTCCGGTGA
- the LOC133889676 gene encoding protein RETICULATA-RELATED 1, chloroplastic-like translates to MAFAASPSLSALASSSSAASAATSSSSLPSNAFHEPRPLHLSLKLVSPLPKPHSLSCSAPHVPRAATGNGSGAGNGGNGGGKDGGDGGGDGADDNHEEAEFGPLLGFDEVLRLAAARGVALPGDMMEAARDAGIREVLLLRYFDLQAVPWPLGAMIRAFSMLRNRMLADPSFLFKVGTEVVIDSCCATFAEVQKRGEDFWAEFELYAADLLVGVVVDIALVGLLAPYVRFGKASPSTGFFGKFSRMAGSLPSSVFEAERPGCRFTVQQRIGTFFYKGVLYGSVGFVCGIIGQGIANMIMTAKRSVKKSDEDIPVPPLIKSAVLWGVFLAVSSNTRYQIINGLERVVEASPIAKRAPPVAMAFTVGVRFANNIFGGMQFVDWARWSGVQ, encoded by the exons ATGGCGTTCGCcgcctccccttccctctccgctctcgcttcctcctcctccgccgcctcggccgcgACCTCCTCTTCATCACTCCCATCCAACGCCTTTCACGAGCCAAGGCCTCTCCACCTCTCGCTCAAGCTCGTCTCCCCGCTCCCCAAACCCCACTCGCTCTCCTGCTCCGCGCCGCACGTCCCCCGCGCCGCCACCGGCAACGGATCGGGTGCCGGGAACGGTGGGAACGGCGGCGGAAAGGatggaggtgacggcggcggcgacggtgcaGATGACAATCACGAGGAGGCCGAGTTCGGCCCGCTGCTCGGCTTCGACGAGGTTCTACGCCTCGCCGCGGCGCGCGGCGTTGCGCTCCCGGGCGACATGATGGAGGCGGCCAGGGACGCCGGCATCCGAGAAGTCCTGTTGCTCCGATACTTCGATCTGCAG GCTGTGCCGTGGCCGCTGGGCGCGATGATCCGCGCCTTCTCGATGCTCCGCAACCGGATGCTCGCCGACCCGTCCTTCCTCTTCAAAGTTGGCACCGAG GTTGTAATTGACTCTTGCTGCGCGACGTTTGCGGAGGTGCAGAAGAGGGGGGAAGATTTCTGGGCAGAGTTTGAGCTGTATGCTGCTGATCTTTTGGTCGGGGTAGTAGTTGATATTGCACTAGTGGGGCTGTTGGCTCCATATGTGAGATTTGGAAAGGCTTCTCCTTCTACGGGGTTCTTTGGGAAATTCAGCCGGATGGCTGGATCTTTGCCAAGCAG TGTTTTTGAAGCTGAAAGGCCAGGGTGCAGATTTACTGTTCAGCAAAGAATTGGGACATTCTTTTACAAG GGTGTTCTGTATGGCTCAGTTGGATTTGTCTGTGGTATTATCGGTCAAGGAATTGCTAATATGATAATGACTGCTAAGAG GAGTGTCAAAAAATCAGACGAAGATATTCCTGTCCCTCCACTTATTAAAAGTGCTGTTCTTTGGG GTGTGTTCCTTGCTGTGTCATCTAACACTCGCTATCAGATTATCAATGGTCTGGAGCGGGTAGTTGAGGCATCACCTATTGCAAAACGTGCTCCACCTGTCGCAATGGCGTTCACTGTTGGCGTTCGATTCGCCAATAATATCTTTGGTGGAATGCAATTTGTGGACTGGGCTCGATGGAGTGGTGTTCAGTAA
- the LOC133887746 gene encoding LOW QUALITY PROTEIN: probable metal-nicotianamine transporter YSL13 (The sequence of the model RefSeq protein was modified relative to this genomic sequence to represent the inferred CDS: deleted 1 base in 1 codon; substituted 1 base at 1 genomic stop codon), whose translation MSGKIAATATEANDAQNIKNPHLGWTIGFLFLVSFIGLFGLVPLRKIMIIDYKLTYPSGTATAYLINGFHTPHGAKLAGKQVKELGKFFVLSFVWGFFQWFYTATDECGFQKFPSLGLQAFNNRFYFDFSPTYVGVGMICSHIVNISVLLGAILSWGIMWPLIAKKKGVWFSADLTDGSLHGMQGYRVFIAIALILGDGLYNFLKMLFLTIYSLTSQLKKSNASTLPISGDTMLTSTAVISCDEERRNELFLKDQIPWFAAYGGYVVVAAISIGTVPQIFPQLKWYHILVAYILVAYIFAPILAFCNAYGCGLTDWSLVTTYGKLAIFAFGAWVGASHGGVLAGLAACGVMMSIVGTAADLMQDFKTGYLTLASPRSMFISQIVGTAMGCVIAPCVFWLFYKAFDNIGINGSEYPAPNATVFRSMAILGVDGFSSLPKNCLTLCYVFFAAAIVINLIRDLMPKKVSRFIPIPMAMAIPFYIGAYFAVDMFVGTVILFVWQKLDRAEADAFAPAVASGLICGDGIWVLPQXVLALAKVNPPICMKFLSRRTNDKVDAFLLTLS comes from the exons ATGAGTGGAAAAATTGCGGCCACGGCAACCGAGGCAAATGATgctcaaaatataaaaaatccaCATCTTGGATGGACAATTGGTTTCCTGTTCCTGGTCAGCTTCATTGGGCTCTTTGGTCTTGTGCCACTGAGAAAG ATTATGATCATTGACTACAAGCTGACGTATCCCAGTGGCACTGCAACAGCCTACCTCATAAACGGCTTTCACACGCCACATGGTGCCAAGCTTGCAGG GAAGCAAGTGAAGGAACTGGGTAAATTCTTTGTCCTTAGCTTTGTTTGGGGTTTCTTTCAGTGGTTCTATACTGCTACAGATGAATGCGGATTCCAAAAATTCCCATCATTAGGCCTGCAAGCTTTCAACAACAG GTTTTACTTTGACTTCTCACCTACGTATGTCGGAGTGGGAATGATTTGCTCACATATTGTCAACATATCTGTTCTCCTGGGAGCCATCCTCTCATGGGGAATAATGTGGCCTCTCATAGCCAAGAAAAAGGGAGTTTGGTTCTCTGCTGATCTCACTGACGGTAGTCTTCACGGAATGCAAGGTTACCGG GTCTTCATAGCCATTGCCTTGATTCTTGGGGATGGTCTATACAACTTCCTAAAGATGCTCTTTCTCACAATCTACTCTTTAACATCTCAACTCAAGAAAAGTAATGCTAGTACACTTCCTATCTCTGGTGATACCATGCTTACCAGCACTGCAGTTATCTCATGTGACGAAGAGCGGCGCAACGAACTATTTCTGAAAGACCAAATTCCTTGGTTCGCTGCATATGGAGGCTATGTAGTTGTTGCTGCCATATCTATCGGTACCGTCCCACAGATATTCCCACAGTTGAAGTGGTACCACATCTTGGTAGCCTATATT TTGGTAGCCTATATTTTTGCTCCTATACTTGCCTTCTGCAATGCCTATGGATGTGGCCTCACTGATTGGTCCCTCGTTACGACCTACGGAAAGCTTGCCatctttgcattcggtgcatGGGTAGGTGCCTCGCATGGCGGTGTTCTTGCAGGTTTGGCTGCCTGTGGTGTGATGATGAGCATTGTGGGCACTGCTGCCGACTTGATGCAGGACTTCAAAACTGGATACCTGACACTTGCCTCACCAAGGTCAATGTTCATCAGCCAAATCGTAGGCACTGCAATGGGCTGTGTCATTGCTCCTTGTGTGTTCTGGCTTTTCTACAAGGCCTTCGATAACATTGGCATCAATGGCAGTGAGTACCCTGCACCAAATGCCACCGTCTTCCGGAGCATGGCGATACTGGGTGTGGATGGCTTCTCCTCACTTCCAAAGAACTGCCTCACTCTCTGTTACGTATTCTTCGCCGCGGCGATCGTCATCAACTTGATCAGAGACCTGATGCCCAAGAAGGTATCGAGGTTTATTCCGATCCCAATGGCGATGGCGATACCTTTCTACATCGGAGCATATTTCGCAGTTGACATGTTCGTCGGGACGGTGATATTGTTCGTGTGGCAAAAACTGGACAGAGCCGAGGCAGACGCTTTTGCGCCTGCAGTTGCTTCTGGCTTGATATGTGGTGATGGGATATGGGTTCTGCCTCAGTAAGTGCTTGCTCTTGCCAAGGTGAATCCTCCGATCTGCATGAAGTTTCTGTCGAGGAGGACGAATGACAAAGTGGATGCTTTTCTTTTAACATTATCATAG